In the genome of Limnochordia bacterium, the window GTAAAAGGAGAACATGGTTATGCGATGTTATTAGGTTTGGGCTGGCAGCTTTTTTCTTTGACACCCTGTGGGGAACGATTTGCTAAGCTTCTTGATCGGGGGCTTAGACGGCTGTAGAAGGAGGTGACAATCAATGAAACGGCTATTATTGACGTTGGCGGCAGCAGCAGCGATGGTATTTGCCTTGGTCAATGTTTCTTCGGCTTCCCTTTGGGTCTTCCATCAACCAGAAGTACCAAAGAGCCTAAGAGACTAATGAATTAATACAGAAAGGGGCTGCCAGCTTGCCAATCTACTTCTATCTTCTACACGCGTTGCCGGAATCATTGTTAATGAGTTACGTTGGCTATGGGTTACTTGGCATTAAGCTAGAAAAGAAACAGTTACTTTTGCATGCAATCATTTACTGGCTAGGGGGCGTTCTGTTTCGTAGTCTAGAATGTCTTTTTGGTTGGCACGTACTGCTTCTTATTGCACTTTATGCTCTTTTAGGTGTGATCTTGGTTCAAGTCCCGATTCAAGTTTCCTTTTGTGCCGCTTCCCTTGCCTTCTTATGTCTGGCCTTGGGGGAGTTTGCCTTGGCTATGCCAGTGGCTACCTTGTTAGGTTGGTCGTCCCAACAGGTTGTGGAAAGCCAAACTTTGTCGATAGTGGTTGGCTGGATGTCTATTTCCATACTCCTTGTATTAGTGTTTGCTATTTGGCGTTTTAACCTTGTACTTGTCAATGCATCGGTTTTAGGCTATAAACCGCGTCAGGGGAAAATGTGAGTTTGTGGTTGGTGTTT includes:
- a CDS encoding cyclic lactone autoinducer peptide, with the translated sequence MKRLLLTLAAAAAMVFALVNVSSASLWVFHQPEVPKSLRD